The proteins below come from a single Acinonyx jubatus isolate Ajub_Pintada_27869175 chromosome A1, VMU_Ajub_asm_v1.0, whole genome shotgun sequence genomic window:
- the CCDC70 gene encoding coiled-coil domain-containing protein 70 yields MTAWPLRATEDCPVGKQLSRFDQLTWTWPIVLSSIMATPPFWLTKKMFPFKVSKWMGLACFRSMVGSSPNIRQKKLICKLQEDKAFREEMKIFLEKIEDFREKMWNFRGKIHDFRGQILGFWEEERPFWEVEKTFWKEEKAFWEMEKSFREEEKTFWKKYRTFWKEDKAFWKEDNALWERDRNLFQEDKALWEEEKALWMEERALLEEEKSLWEDKKSLWEEENALWEEEKAFWVEGGGHIAEEQIPEDRHHNINGGPQSLALFRGRA; encoded by the coding sequence GGTTTGACCAGCTGACCTGGACTTGGCCAATAGTCCTGTCCTCCATCATGGCCACCCCACCATTCTGGCTAACTAAGAAGATGTTTCCCTTCAAAGTGAGCAAATGGATGGGGCTTGCTTGCTTTCGGTCAATGGTGGGATCCTCACCCAACATACGCCAGAAGAAACTAATCTGCAAGTTGCAGGAAGATAAGGCTTTTCGGGAAGAGATGAaaatttttcttgagaaaatagAAGACTTCAGAGAAAAGATGTGGAATTTCCGAGGCAAGATCCATGATTTCCGGGGTCAGATCTTGGGCTTTTGGGAAGAGGAGAGACCTTTCTGGGAAGTAGAGAAGACcttctggaaagaggaaaaagccttctgggaaatggaaaaatctttccgggaagaagaaaaaaccttTTGGAAGAAGTACCGTACCTTTTGGAAGGAGGATAAGGCCTTTTGGAAAGAGGACAATGCCTTATGGGAAAGAGACCGGAACCTTTTTCAGGAGGACAAGGCCctgtgggaggaagagaaagcccTGTGGATGGAGGAAAGAGCTCTTCTTGAGGAGGAAAAGTCCCTGTGGGAGGATAAAAAGTCCCTCTGGGAAGAAGAGAATGCCctctgggaagaggagaaagcaTTCTGGGTAGAAGGTGGTGGCCATATTGCTGAGGAGCAGATACCTGAAGACAGGCACCACAATATCAATGGAGGGCCCCAATCATTGGCCCTCTTCCGAGGCAGAGCGTGA